From the genome of Tenericutes bacterium MZ-XQ:
TACTTTGTCTACAGACTGAACACTTTTTTAAATAAGTGTTATTTTTCTTCTAAATCTTTTATATCTGGATCATTTTTTTGACTTGATGATAAGAACGTAATTCTTTCAGCAATCACTTCGAGCATATTTAGTCGTTTTTCAGGTTCAATTTCGTATTTATAGGTTTGTACTCTTGCTTTAACAGCAATCATCGTTCCTTTTACACAATATGATTCTATTGCTGTGGCTAAACCCTCCCATACAGATACTTTAATAAAATCTGTATCATAATTGCCTTCCATGTTTTTAAAACCTCTTTGAACAGCAAGAATGATATCACTGACTTTTCTGCCATCTTCTAAAATCTTAGTTTCAGGATCCTTTGCAAGTCTACCAACAAGTATTAATTGATTTAACATAATAACTCCTTTTTCTTTTTAGTATAAATGAGGAGTCATTGAAGTAAAAATGGACAATTGAATGTTCACTATATATTTTCTTAGATGATTTCGTAAAAATGAGTTAAGATATATGGTTGATGGACTATGGGTCATTTCATTATAAAAAAAAGCTGACGTTTGGTGCATAGTGTTGTTATTTTTCATAATAATCACTACTCACTGATTCTAGTACATCCGTAATTCCAGGATCACTTTGGAAATTTCTATAAGTGATTCTCTTTTTTATCTTTTTAACTCTTCTGTATAAATCATCAATCATAGAATTCCTGCTTTCAATAATTTGACGACTGTTAATGTGTTTTGATTTAGGCGTATGATTATATCTATAAACGAAAAAATTCATGTAATGTTGTAGATTTTTTAGACGATATCCTGCGTGCTTGAATAAGTATCTTTTTATATTGCTATGTAATGAATCTACTAAAAGTGTATTGTATTTTCCATCACATTCTCTGCGTGCATCATAATTAGGGACACTAAATTGACGCATAAATTGTTTCTGTATTACCGATCCATCATGGATAAATTTAGTCACTTCTCCAATGTTTTTTGTACATAAATCAATAAACTTTTTTGGTGAAGCGTTTCCTCTTGATGACACTTTAGCTATAGTTATTCCTTCTAAACTTATCAAAGTAATCACGCAAAGATGATTAAATGAAATCCCTCTAATCCCCTTACCATCACGTCTAACCAGTTTATATCTTTTATCACTTATTCTGACGAAAGTCTCATCTACTAGAATAGTTCCATTCAAAAATACCTCATCTTGGTAATCTCTTAAAGATTCGAAGATAAGGTATCGATAATATAAAGCTGTCTTTATATCAATGCTTAGGTTTCTTGCGATTACTTCTAAAGTTACATCATCAATCATAAATCCAATAA
Proteins encoded in this window:
- a CDS encoding single-stranded DNA-binding protein (binds to single stranded DNA and may facilitate the binding and interaction of other proteins to DNA) codes for the protein MLNQLILVGRLAKDPETKILEDGRKVSDIILAVQRGFKNMEGNYDTDFIKVSVWEGLATAIESYCVKGTMIAVKARVQTYKYEIEPEKRLNMLEVIAERITFLSSSQKNDPDIKDLEEK